A region of Culicoides brevitarsis isolate CSIRO-B50_1 chromosome 1, AGI_CSIRO_Cbre_v1, whole genome shotgun sequence DNA encodes the following proteins:
- the LOC134837088 gene encoding ras GTPase-activating protein 1, giving the protein MATFSSNSDEEKAIDLADLGQELDHDEFDAPTTLNGDRQLIAPPETEWYHGRLDRYSAEQRLRTNNVLGSYLVRESDRKPGSYVLSYLGRTGINHFRITAVCGDFYIGGRQFFSLSDLIGYYTSCSDLLKRERLIYPVGPPEPVNDKKRVVAILPYTKMPDTDELTFQKGDIFFVHNDMGDGWLWVTAHRTGEQGMIFRELVEDLDISIDPNTVFSWFHPNCTKNEAVDMLVKAGPGSFLVRPSDNSPGDYSLFFHINNQIQRFRIEKKGVRYLMGGRTFECLDAVIHRYRKEQIVEGYTLQHPVQAGAAPDFHAPTPQSIAAEKIYATLRECRDMNLLNKNKGIKHNGHLQKKSDKTAKWKNLWFALIEEGCEMHLCFYDNPKKTKPKGLIDLSCAYLYQVHESLFERPFCFQIVERALPCLATITYLCAENQENYVAWINALKPHCVSQLSKAQSKVPKLRELRCLNLQVLEAHRLPFKLVPHPYCVISLNQVRVGKTRVKSTPDPVWEEDFVLDDVPPDAATINITVLSRGKRGKDSEVAELTIELSSLKNGQEIEEWYSLTGLTPMGEWGSLRLRIRFVDDLVMPCDEYSPLQQLLLEPELTSVKALSELCHNDRAPLATSLLRIFKHEKRETELIRILCLQEVAKESETSTLFRGASLATTLMDLYMRTECYAFLHSALSDTIQRLLESKQSAELNPTKMDVSDDACSNAEFLLIVLDQITQSIFTSPESCPRSVRFICHCLQKAVIAKWPNERLVRTRVVSGFIFLRLLCPALLNPRQFNLVSETPHQMATRSLIMVAKCLQNLANLIEFGGKEPYMEVVNPFILKNKERMIVFLDQLSNVTDPNPIPGGIILETPKEIQQYSDTGRELATLHHICVSYLPDLQQMSKANSSIKKLVTVTEMLSKHKLKYREMIS; this is encoded by the exons ATGGCTACGTTTTCAAGTAATAGTGATGAGGAAAAAGCCATTGATTTGGCAGATTTGGGACAAGAGTTAGATCACGATGAGTTTGATGCCCCTACCACATTGAATGGAG ATCGTCAATTAATAGCTCCTCCAGAGACAGAATGGTACCATGGTCGATTAGATAGGTATAGTGCGGAGCAAAGATTGAGAACTAATAATGTTTTAGGCAGTTATTTAG TTCGCGAGAGCGACCGCAAACCTGGATCTTATGTACTAAGTTATTTGGGTCGTACAGGAATCAATCATTTTCG aataacTGCTGTTTGTGGTGATTTTTACATTGGTggacgtcaatttttttctctgagtGATCTAATTGGTTATTACACATCTTGTAGTGACTTGCTTAAGCGCGAACGACTGATTTATCCTGTAGGACCACCAGAGCCTGTCAACGATAAGAAAAGAGTGGTAGCAATTTTGCCATACACAAAAATGCCTGATACAGATGAGCTGACATTCCAAAAGGGAGATATTTTCTTCGTTCACAATGACATGGGCGACGGATGGTTATGGGTAACGGCTCACCGAACTGGCGAACAAGGAATGATTTTTCGTGAGCTTGTGGAAGATTTAGATATCAGCATTGACCCTAACACGGTATTTTCATGGTTCCACCCGAATTGTACCAAAAACGAAGCCGTTGATATGCTTGTGAAAGCTGGTCCGGGCAGCTTCTTGGTGCGCCCTAGTGACAACAGTCCGGGAGACTACTCCCTTTTCTTTCATATTAACAATCAAATACAACGATTCCGAATCGAAAAGAAAGGTGTTCGGTACTTAATGGGTGGTCGAACCTTTGAGTGTTTGGACGCTGTTATCCATAGATATCGAAAAGAGCAAATTGTCGAAGGTTACACTTTGCAGCATCCAGTGCAAGCTGGAGCGGCACCGGATTTCCATGCACCTACGCCTCAATCGATTGCAGCCGAAAAGATTTATGCCACACTCCGAGAATGTCGTGACATGAACttgttaaacaaaaacaagggCATAAAACATAATGGACATCTGCAGAAAAAATCTGATAAGACTGCAAAATGGAAGAATCTATGGTTCGCCTTAATTGAAGAGGGGTGTGAAAtgcatttatgtttttatgacAATCCTAAGAAAACTAAGCCAAAAGGACTAATTGACTTGTCCTGTGCCTATCTATATCAGGTACATGAGTCACTCTTTGAAAGACCATTCTGCTTCCAAATTGTTGAACGTGCACTTCCATGTCTCGCCACAATTACTTATTTGTGTGCTGAAAACCAGGAAAATTATGTTGCTTGGATAAACGCTCTGAAGCCACACTGTGTCTCGCAGTTAAGTAAAGCACAGTCAAAGGTGCCAAAATTACGTGAATTGCGTTGTTTGAATTTGCAGGTGCTAGAGGCACATCGGTTACCATTTAAGCTAGTGCCACATCCTTATTGTGTCATATCTTTAAATCAGGTACGCGTCGGGAAAACTCGTGTCAAATCAACGCCAGATCCCGTGTGGGAGGAAGATTTTGTGTTAGA TGATGTACCTCCAGATGCGGCCACGATAAACATCACAGTTTTAAGTCGCGGCAAACGAGGAAAAGACTCCGAAGTTGCAGAACTAACAATAGAGTTATCAAGCCTCAAAAATGGACAAGAAATTGAAGAATGGTATTCTCTTACGGGTTTGACTCCAATGGGAGAATGGGGCTCTCTTCGTCTTCGTATACGTTTCGTGGACGATTTGGTGATGCCCTGTGATGAGTATAGTCCTTTACAACAACTTCTTCTTGAACCAGAACTCACATCTGTTAAAGCTCTCTCTGAATTGTGTCACAATGATCGTGCACCACTCGCTACGTCTCTTCTTCGTATATTCAAACACGAAAAACGTGAGACAGAGTTAATACGAATACTTTGTTTACAGGAAGTTGCAAAGGAAAGTGAAACATCGACCCTTTTTCGTGGCGCTAGCTTAGCAACCACACTTATGGATTTATACATGAGAACCGAATGTTATGCATTTCTACATTCTGCTCTCTCAGATACCATTCAAAGATTGTTGGAGAGCAAACAGTCTGCAGAGCtaaatccaacaaaaatgGATGTAAGCGATGATGCGTGTTCGAATGCCGAATTCCTGCTAATTGTACTTGATCAAATCACCCAATCAATTTTTACGTCACCAGAGTCATGTCCACGATCAGTCAGATTCATATGTCACTGTTTACAAAAAGCTGTTATAGCTAAATGG ccAAACGAACGTCTAGTCAGAACAAGGGTCGTTTCAGGGTTTATTTTTCTCCGATTGCTTTGCCCCGCACTGTTAAATCCACGACAATTTAATTTGGTTAGCGAGACACCTCATCAAATGGCAACACGATCGCTCATTATGGTTGCTAAATGTCTCCAAAATTTGGCGAATTTGATCGAGTTTGGCGGAAAG GAACCCTACATGGAAGTTGTCAATCCATTTATACTAAAGAATAAAGAGCGAATGATTGTATTTCTCGATCAACTATCTAACGTGACGGATCCAAATCCTATTCCGGGTGGCATAATTTTAGAAACTCCAAAAGAAATTCAACAATATTCAGACACGG gCCGTGAATTGGCGACATTACATCATATCTGTGTTTCATATTTGCCGGACTTGCAACAAATGTCTAAAGCGAActcatcaatcaaaaaattagtgaCAGTCACCGAAATGCTTTCaaaacacaaattaaaatatcgcgAAATGATAAGTTAA